The Phoenix dactylifera cultivar Barhee BC4 chromosome 9, palm_55x_up_171113_PBpolish2nd_filt_p, whole genome shotgun sequence genome window below encodes:
- the LOC103696565 gene encoding F-box/kelch-repeat protein At1g16250 isoform X1: MEEEPVGDDREYQAIIPGLPDDLALRCLARISHGYHGLLECISRKWRDAIRSMDYAHMKARHERCGNWLFVSTADGKGQWDAYDPDADRWHPLPTVPTDCDESFCGFSCVSVCKKFLVIGGCYLYNKRSLAINDVILFDPFKKQWKRAANMQTARTDFACAVISNKVYVAGGGNSSCTGGLSSVEVYDPCADRWEDLPPMPFTLIECFSISYGGQFHVLGKREYNIQQDTYLIFNPVNQHWCIMEDLQLFCKLTHNYTTIQNGNIYTILEEGSIKKVDMDQKVWCTLGEFPAVVLPKHMRSLKPFTFGFVAFQQYLYVIGGMTLKYNLDTLSYGIVKLNSNRFCDMRKLPLEWKDARPMPIRSGRILGCAVMEE; the protein is encoded by the exons ATGGAGGAGGAGCCCGTGGGCGATGATCG GGAGTATCAAGCTATAATTCCGGGGTTGCCGGATGATTTGGCATTAAGGTGCTTGGCAAGGATCTCGCATGGATATCATGGATTGCTTGAATGTATTTCTAGAAAATGGAGAGATGCAATCAGGAGCATGGATTATGCCCACATGAAAGCTAGGCATGAGCGGTGTGGGAATTGGTTATTTGTTTCAACAGCTGATGGTAAAGGCCAATGGGATGCTTATGATCCTGATGCAGATCGTTGGCACCCTCTTCCTACAGTACCAACTGATTGTGATGAAAGCTTCTGCGGATTTTCTTGTGTTAGTGTATGCAAGAAATTTCTAGTGATTGGTGGGTGCTACTTATATAACAAAAGGAGTTTGGCAATAAATGATGTGATATTGTTTGATCCATTCAAGAAGCAATGGAAAAGGGCTGCCAATATGCAAACAGCACGAACTGATTTTGCATGTGCAGTTATCTCTAACAAGGTCTATGTGGCTGGGGGAGGCAATTCAAGTTGTACTGGAGGACTTTCTTCTGTTGAAGTTTATGATCCTTGTGCAGATAG GTGGGAAGATTTACCACCAATGCCTTTCACACTAATTGAATGCTTCAGTATATCGTATGGAGGTCAATTTCATGTTCTTGGCAAGAGAGAGTATAACATTCAACAAGATACATACCTTATCTTCAATCCAGTGAACCAACATTGGTGCATCATGGAAGATCTGCAGCTGTTTTGTAAGTTGACACATAATTATACAACTATACAAAACGGCAACATCTACACTATTCTGGAAGAAGGGAGCATCAAAAAAGTGGACATGGATCAAAAGGTCTGGTGTACATTGGGTGAATTTCCTGCAGTGGTCCTTCCAAAACACATGAGATCATTGAAGCCTTTTACCTTTGGATTTGTTGCATTCCAGCAGTATTTATATGTCATTGGGGGCATGACTCTTAAGTATAACTTAGATACCCTTTCATATGGCATTGTGAAGCTGAACTCGAATAGGTTTTGTGATATGAGGAAATTGCCACTAGAATGGAAGGATGCTAGACCCATGCCAATAAGAAGTGGTCGCATTTTAGGATGTGCTGTTATGGAAGAATAA